The genomic stretch CCCGCCGCCCGCGTCCGCGGTGACACGCAGCAGGTTGATGGCCTGCGTGTTCGTCAGCGCGAAGCCCACGGTGTACGTGGCCACTTGCTGCGCCCCATCCAGTTCCGGCCGCAGGTCGTTCGTCCACATCCACTTCGCGATGCGGTGGATGTGGCTGCTGGAGCCGCCGCTGTTGCTGCCCTGGCCGGCCGCGGCGCAGTTGGCGCAGGGGACGTCCAGGTTGCGCACCTGGGCCGGGACCTGGGCGGAGTTGCCGCTGGGCTCGTTGGGCTCACCGTCCGTGAGCAGAATCATGGCGTTGAAGCCGCAGGTGAAGCAGGCGGCGGCTCGTCCGGGCGCGGCCTCGTCGTTGAAGCCCGAGTCGAACAGGTATCCGCTGCCGAACCATCCGGGGAATGGGTCGCTGCCGGCGGAGCGGAAGTAGGTGCTGGCGCCCCACAAGGCCTGTGTCAGGGGCGTGCCCGTGTTGAAGCGCAGCCCGTTCCGCATCTTGCTGAGCAGGTTGTTGCGGTGCTCTTCACGCTTCGCGCCGCTGAGCGACTCGCCGCAGCTGGGACCGAAGCGCTCGAAGCGCACCACGTCCTGGCCGCTCCACTTCACCGTGTCGGTGGCTTCACTGCTCGCGGAGAACGTCACCACGCCGAAACGCGTGCGCTCCGAGTCCTTGAGCACCTGGCTGATGACGTTGACGGCGGAGTGGCCGCGCGGCGAGTAGAAGTTGAGGAAGTTGCCCGACGCGACGCGCTGGCTGGAGGTGTACTGGAAGTAGCCCTTCGTCGCGAGGCACTGCGCGCACGCGGCTCGCGCGGCGGGCCGGTTGCCGTTGTTGTTGGTACCCACCAGATTGGCGCATGCCGCCGCCGCGTTGTCGCTGATGACGGTGTTGGGCGGTGGCTGGTCGAAGCGCACGGGATTGCTGTTCATCCCGAAGCTGGTGTGCGTGCCGCTGCCGTTTCCGGCGAAGCTGTAGTACTTGGCCGGCACGAACCAGGGCGAGTCCTGGTTGGTCAGCGACAGCCACATCCGCGGGTACTCGACGTTGGCGTCGTAGTTCAGCTCGTCGATGTTGGCCTGCCGGCAGCCTGGAGAGGCGCCGCCGCTGGAGCTGTCGAAGCTGTGGTTGCTGTCGTTGCTCCAGGCGATGGGCCAATACGCCATGGAGCCCGACGTATCCAGGATGAGCAGGATGTTGGGCGGGCCGCTGGGGCTGGTGAAGAAGCGCTCGTCACTGCCGCGCGCGGGGTTGAGCAGCGCGTCCAGGCGGGAGGTGGACTGCAGGCTGCAAGACGCCGGGTCCTGCGCGAGCGCGCCAGGGGCGGCCAGCAGCACGGACAGGGCCGTCAGGGTGGGGAAGAGTGCCTTCATGGGGGGCTCGGGGAAGGGCGGAGTCGGAAGGGGTCAGATGCCGAAGCGGAAGACGAACTCGGTCTCGGCCTGCCGGCCTCCGGGTTCGTCACACATGACGACCACGCGGTAGTAGCTGCCGCCGGCCGTGCCTTCTCGAAGGGTGTTGGCCGCGTCACTCACCTGGTCCTTTCCGCTGCTGAACGAGGACGAGGCGAGCACCGCCGCCGTGGGCGCCGACGCGGTGTCACCCAGGTGGGCGGTGCGCATGATGCTGCTGTCGGCGACGACCTGGTCGTCTTGCAGCACCTGCTCCAGGCTGATGTTGGTGACGGGCACCGCGCCGGTGCCGAACACCTTCAGCCGCGACAGGAGGTAGCGCCGCGCCGTCTCCGCGCAGGCCTCCACGCGGTCGCTGCGCGTCTTGGCCACGGCGGCGGACTGGTTGCGGCCGGTGAAGGTGATGGCGCCCACCACGAGCAGCAGCAGCACCGTCAGGGCAATCAGGGTGATGGCCAGGGCGCTGCCCCGGCGTGCGGCGAAGTGAGTCATGGTGGCTAGCCTCCCCAGACGTTCTTGATGTCACCGGCGACGCCTTCGGAGCGCAGCTCGGGGATGAAGAAGGCGCGGGACGTCATGTTGGGAATGCGGAGAGACGTCTCCACGGTGGTGCGGAAGAACATGTCCTCGGGATTCACGGGGTCCGCGTTGAAGAGCTTGCGGCCCTGGTTCTTCTTGCCGGAAGGCAGCGGGCGCACCGAGCGCACCGTGAGGCCCACGCCCACCGAGCGGATGTTGGCCGGGTTCATGTTGTAGCGGAGGGGCGCGTCGTACGGCGTGCTGTACGTGGGCGGCGGAACGTCGGCGTCGTACTTGGGCAGCACGACGGAATCCTCGTCACCCAGCACCCAGGCCATGCCGCTGCCCACGGCGCCGTCGGGCGCGGGCAGGCCGGCGCAGCACGCGGAGTTCGCGGGCGGCCGGTTCATCTGGTAGCTGACCTGGAAGGACTCCACGTCCACGGCGATGGGGTCGAAGTCGGCGTTCTGCGCCCAGCCGTGCCTCACCACCAGGTACGGGCGGCCACCGTACGCCTCCACGCGCAGCCGCTTCTCATGCACCAGCATGACGAAGGGCATGCGGGTGGCGTCCGCCATGCAGGACTTGGGCACGTCGCCCGGGAGGCCCGCGGCGAGCGCGGTGTCCAGCGAGGCGGCGGTGCCGTCCGCGGGCACGTCCGCCGTCAGGCGTCCCAGGAAGTAGTCCTGGCCACCCGGGCAGGCGATGAGCACGGCCTGCCCCTGGCGCAGCGGCTGGCCGAAGGTCGCGGCGGGCTCCAGCTCCAATTGGAAGGGCTCCGTCCCGGTGCCGTCGAGCTGGCCACGGCGCAGGAACATGGGGTCGCGGTAGCGGAAGGCCAGGTCGTCGGTGACGAAGTTGCCCCAGCCCTCCACTTCCTCCGTGTAGTTGTCCTTGCGGTCCCCGGGCAGGCCCACCGTGTCGAAGTTGAAGGCGATGGCCGGGTCCAGACCGTAGCCCGCGTAGCGCAGGGTGCGGTTGAGGTAGTCGGAGCCCACGCGGCTGCCTTCGACTGCCGTCTTGGAGATGGTGTTGTTCTGGAAGATGTTGTTGACGGCGATGATGGTCCCCGCCACCGCCAGCAGCACCACCGAGGAGACGGTGATGCCTACCAGCAACTCGATGAGCGTGAAGCCGCGTCGCGCGTGCGTCCTGGACGTGCTCACAGTTCCACCCCCGCGCCGTTCTCCGCCGGGTTGTAGAGCGCGACGAACTGCTTGACGTAGCGACGCTGGCCGGCGCTGCGGAAGGACACCACCACCGCGACCGAGTCGATGGCCTGCGCCGGCGTCCACACGAGGACGCGGCGGTAGTGTTCGCTCTCCTCCGGCGAGTAACCCGGCACCACGCGGAGCAGCGGGTCGCCGGTCGCGGTCTCGAAGGCGTCCAGGTCCACGACGCACGCGTCGGGCAGGGTGGAGAGGCCGCCGGCCAGCTCGAGCGTCTCCGCGGCGCCGGCGCAGCGCGCGCCGGACAGCGGCCCGGCGCCGGCGAAGAGGCGGGAGCGGCCCTGGAGCTGGAGGCCGGAGCGCACCTGCGAGGCGATGGCGCTGGCCTGCGACAGGCGGTTGGCGGCGGCGTTCTGCTGGCTGGCGAAGATGAGCCCGCCGAAGACGCCGCTGATGCCCATGGCGAGGATGGCGGCGGCCGCCATGCCTTCAATGAGCGTGGCGCCGCGCATGTGGGCGCGGCGGGATGCGGGATTCAGGCGCCTCATCGGTTGACCCTCATGTCGACGAAGCCAACGGGCGCGGAGACGGCGAAGAGGTATTCGCGCTGCCCGTCGGTGGAGAGAAGTGCCAGCGACGCGGCCCGGTTCACGGTGCCGTTGCCGGCGGGGATGACTGGCTGGCCCGCGCCGTCCACGAAGCGCGCGGAGCCGTCACCGCGGAAGACGATGGCGCCCCGCCGCGGCGCGCCGCTGCAGAAGCTGCAGTCCGTGGCGGCCAGTCCCTCGAAGATGCCGGTCCACGCCAGGTTGCCGCTGGCGCCGAAGCGCACGGTGCGCTGCGAGTAGCGGTCCAGGTACATGGCGTCCATCAACCGGCCCTGGTCCGCGGAGGGCTGGATGTCCAGCGGGGGCGAGAAGGTGCCGAAGCTCAGCTGTCCGCCGGCGCCCGCGGCGTCTCCGAAGTTGCGCAGGCGGTCCTCCAGCAGGAACCAGGCGCCATGGCCCGCGCTGGCCTGACCCTCCGGATTGATGTCCGGGTAGATGATGAGCCACACGTCGGCCTGACGGTCCACGGCGCGAGCCCGGGCCTCGGCGAGCGCGCCGGACAGGTCGGCGGCCGCGTTCTGCGGACCCGCCCGCGCGCTGAGCTGCGCGTAGCCCGCGTAGGCCAGCGCGGCCAGCACCGCGATGATGGCGAGGACGATGCTGACCTCCAGCAGCGTCATTCCGCGTGCGTCGCGCCGGCTCACTTGGCGACCTCCACGCGCACGCTCAGGGGCTGCCTGGTGCCCTGGCGCCACACGAGCACCTCGGACACGCCCAGGCTCAGCCCCTGGACCATGATTTGATTCGGCTCACCGAGCGACGCCTCGACCACCGCGGAGGCCTGGACCCTCACGCGCTCGGCGTTCTCCACGATGAACTGCGTCTGATGAAGGGGCGCCACCCGCACCACCAGGCCGGACGGCTGAGCGTTCTTCGCCTCGACGGCGTAGTCCGGCGCGGGCGCGGCGGCGGGGGTGTCGGTGGCGGCGTCCTGGGCCCACGCGGCGGAGGCGGCCAGCGTCAGCGCCAGGGGTGCCCACAGCTTCCAGCGGGGCGCGCGGGAACGGTACTTCAGGGAAGGTGTCGGAAAAACCGTGAGCAAGGGCATGGGGGAATGTCCTGCGGGCACAATGACCCCTGGGGGCTGGGGCAATGGAGACACGCGGGGTGTTTCTGCACACCTCGTGCCTCCCCGCCTGGTGAGCCAAGCCCCCGACACTCCACGGCAAAGTTCCAGGAGGAGGTCCCTACGAGCAGCAGGCGACCTTGCAATGTCTGCGAGCCCGCAAACTTTAGGCGCACCCTGACTGTCCGGCGACAGGGTGGCTGGAGTCCGAATGGACCCTGGGTTACCAGCCAGATTTGCTGTTTCTCAGGGCCTTCTTTTCGGAGGTGCGCTTCTTGCCTTCCAGGCGCCGCCGCTTGGAGCCGGCGGTGGGCTTGGTGGCCCGCCGCACCTTGGGCACGAATGTGAGGACCTTGAGTCCCTCGCGCAGACGCTCCAGCGCCACTCCCTTGTTCTGCACCTGGCTGCGGCGCTCGGTGGCGCTGACGGACAGCTCGGTGGGGGCATGCGTGAGGCGCACGCCGCTGGCGGTGGTGTTGCGGTGCTGTCCCCCCGGGCCCGAGGCGATGAAGTAGTCCACCTCACACGCCTTCAGGAGGGACTCGTCGTCCAGCTTGAGGGCGTCCAGCGCGGCCTGCCGGCGGGTGGGTGAAATGCTCATGGCTGTCTTCAAGGTATCCCTCCCAGGCCCCTTCGTGCACCGCTGTCGTGCGTGCAGGCCCCGGCGCTGGACGGGGCCCCGTCGTCCGTCTGACGAGGGATTTCAGGTTGGCCGGGGTGGGCTCTCAAATTGATTCGGGCATGACGCGGCTCCGGGACGAAGCTCCCTGATTCCAGCGGGTGGGCTCATGCTCAGCAGGCTGCTCTGGAGGGCCGCGGCGTGCGCCTCGCGTGGCGGTGCTAGCGCACGTTGATGGTGGTGCCCGTGCTGGCCTGCCGTCCGTCCTCGCTGGTGGCGATGATGGAGGCGGCGACGGGCACGCGGGTCATGCCTCGGTCGGTGTCGATGTAGGGCTCCACGAACGTCTGGTCCGCGGGGATGGTGACCGTGGGCATGCTGATGCGGCGGGTGGGCGATTCCAGGGCGACGGTGACGGGGCCGGTGAAGCCCTCCGCCCGCGTCACGGTGATGCGCACCTTCTCGTTCTGACCGGCGAACAGGTCCAACTGGCGCGGCTCGATGGTGACGGAGAAGTCCGGCTGGGCCACGGGCGGCGGAAGGATGACGAGGAAGATGTTGGCGCTGGCCGCGAACGTCTCCGCGGCGTTGGTGGCCATCAGCAGGGCGCGCATCATGCCCCGGGCCTGCGTGTCCTGCGCCACCGAATAGGTGGCGGTCGCGGTGACGCTGGGCTCGCCTTCGGGCAGGGCGATTTCCGGCGCGAGCGTCACGCCCTCGGGCGCATTCTGGAGGTTGATGCGGAACGCGCTCTGGTCGTCGCCCTCGCGCCGCACGGTGATGTCCACCGGAAGGCTCTCACCCGGAATAGCGGTGAGGGTGTCGGGGAGGTCAAAGGCGATGCGGAAGAAGGGCCCGTCGCTGCCGCAGGACAAAGCGAGCGCGCTGCCGACGAGGAACAGGCTCCCGATGAGGGACCGGCGGAGGGATGGGGTCATGTTCTTGAATCTCCTGGTGAGTGCCAGCATCCGTCCACCGTGGCACCTGGGCAAGCCGCTCCAGAGCAGGCGGGCTCAGCGGAACAACGCACGAGCCACCTCGTAGGTGCCCACGTGCGCATCAATCGTGGCGGACAGAGGTTTCGCGTAGCCGCCGCCCAGGGTGAGCACCGCGGGGATGCCCCGCTGGCGTGCGGCCTCCAGCACCAGCCTGTCTCGCGCTCTCAGTCCGGCGTGAGTGAGGGACAGCCGTCCCAGCGCGTCTTCCGCGAGCGGGTCCACGCCCGCCTGGAAGAAGAGGATGCAGGCGCCCGCGCTGTCGAGCACCTCGGGCAGGTGCAGGGCGAGCGCGTCCAGATACGCCGCGTCTCCGGTGCCGTCCGGCAGGCCCACGTCGAGGTGGGAGGGCTGCTTGCGGAAGGGGAAGTTGTTCTCTCCGTGCATGGAGAAGGTGAAGACGGAGTCGTCGCCGGTGAAGACGGCGGCGGTGCCGTTGCCCTGGTGGACGTCCAGGTCCACCACCACGGCCCGGCGGATGTCGCGCGAGGCCTGGAGCACGCGGATGGCCACCGCGATGTCATTGAAGACGCAGAAGCCCTCGCCGTGGTCCGGAAAGCCGTGGTGCGTGCCGCCGGAGAGGTTGCCTCCGATGCCGTCCTGGAGCGCCGCGCGAGCCGCGTCGACGGTGCCGGCCACCGCGGCGGAGAAGCGCCGCACCAACTCGGGCGACCAGGGGAAGCCGAGGCGCCGTTGCTCGGCGTCGGTGAGGGTGCCCTGGGACAGCGCGTCGAGGTAGCGGGGCGTGTGGACGCGCGCGAGGTCCTGGCGTGGGCAGGGCGTGGATTCGGTGAGGGATTCCGGGGAGAGCACGCCCCGCTCCAGGAGCGCCTCGCGCAGCAGTCGGTACTTCTCCATGGGGAAGCGGTGGCCGGGAGGCAACGGGACTTCGTAGCTGTCCGAATGGAAGACGCGCACGCGGAAGGAGCCCTAACGCCAGGGCAGGGCGGGTGCAACCGGCGGCGCGTGTGAGAAATCGACCGGGGGCGTAGACCCGGGGGCGAAGTCGTTCGTTTCGAACCTCGCTGTCGTCCTTCCCCTTGGAGAACGCCATGGACCGCAAGTCCCTGTCGCGCGCCGCGCTGTCGGCCGCGCTCGTCACCGCTCTGTCCGCTGCCCTGTCCCTGGCCGAGGAGAGCCCGATTTTCAAGCCCGTGGAGAAGCCCGCGCCCGCCAAGACGGCGACGCCGGCCGCTCAGGCGAAGCCCGCTCCGAACCAGAAGCCCGCGCAGCCGGCGCCGTCCCAGCAGCAGGTCCCCGCCGCCGCCCGGCCGGAGATTGAAGTGGTGTTCGTGCTGGATACGACGGGCTCGATGAGCGGGCTGCTGGAGGGAGCGAAGCGGAAGATCTACTCCATCGCCTCGCGCATCGCGCAGGGCCGTCCGACGCCGCACCTGAAGGTGGGGCTGGTGGCCTACCGCGACGTGGGCGACGACTACGTCACGAAGCGCTTCGACCTGAGCGACGACCTGGACACGGTGTTCGCCAACCTGCGCAAGTTCGAGGCGGGTGGCGGCGGGGATACGCCCGAGCACGTGGGGCGCGGGCTGGGCGAGGCCGTGTCCAAGCTGTCCTGGAGCAAGAACCGGGAGGTGATGAAGGCCATCTTCCTGGTGGGGGACGCGCCCCCGGCGCAGCGCAACGACGACTGGGACTTCAAGCACTGGGCGAAGAAGGCCCGGGAGAAGCACATCGTCGTGAACACCGTGCGGTGCGGCGGGGATGCCGAGACGGAGGCGTCGTGGCGGTTCGTGGCGAAGCTGACGGACGGCACCTTCGACACCATTGACCAGGGCGGTGGCATGGTCGCCGTCGCCACGCCGTATGACGCGGAGCTGGCGAAGGTGAACGCGGAGCTGGCCACCAAGACGCTCTACACGGGCCGCAGGGAGGTCCAGGCGGAGAACATGGCGCGCGCCGCTTCCATGGGTGCGCTGGCGCCGGAGGCGGCGGCCGAGCGCATCAGCTACATGAAGAAGACGCGCGGCGGTGGGGCCGCAGGAGCCCCCGCGAGCAGCGCGCCCAAGGCGGTGGGCGGCGCGGTGGACCTGGTGGAGGCGCCGTCCGCGCTGGATGGCGTGAAAGCGGACGAGCTCCCCTCCGAACTCAAGGGCCTGTCCAAGGAGGCGCAGGCCGCGAAGGTGAAGGCGCTCTCCGAGGAGAAGAAGGCGCTGGAGAAGAAGGCGGAGACGCTGGCCGCGGAGCGCGAGGCGTGGCTGACGAAGAACGCTCCCGAGAAGGAGGACGCCTTCGACGCCAACGTGATGAAGGGCGTGAAGGCGCAGGCCGCCCGCTACAACATCGCCTACTGAGCGTCAGTGAAGCGGGGGACAGGAAGCCGCGGGCGCGCTTGGAGGCGTCCGCGGCTTTCGCGTGTCAGGCGTGGGCGCGCAGGAACTCCAGCAGCGCCGGATTGACGTCTTCCGGGTGCGTCATGCTCGCCGCGTGCGCGGCGCCGGGAACCGGGACGAAGCGCACGCTGCCGGGCAGCGTCTGGTGCAGGTGCTCGCCGTGGACCGGAGGCATGCCGTGGTCCTCCAGCCCGTGGAAGACGATGGCGGGGCAGCGAATCTCCATCAGCCGCCCGGAGATGTCGTCCCGGTCGATGAGCGAGCGGATGGCGT from Myxococcus xanthus encodes the following:
- a CDS encoding peptide chain release factor family protein, encoding MSISPTRRQAALDALKLDDESLLKACEVDYFIASGPGGQHRNTTASGVRLTHAPTELSVSATERRSQVQNKGVALERLREGLKVLTFVPKVRRATKPTAGSKRRRLEGKKRTSEKKALRNSKSGW
- a CDS encoding PilW family protein, whose product is MSTSRTHARRGFTLIELLVGITVSSVVLLAVAGTIIAVNNIFQNNTISKTAVEGSRVGSDYLNRTLRYAGYGLDPAIAFNFDTVGLPGDRKDNYTEEVEGWGNFVTDDLAFRYRDPMFLRRGQLDGTGTEPFQLELEPAATFGQPLRQGQAVLIACPGGQDYFLGRLTADVPADGTAASLDTALAAGLPGDVPKSCMADATRMPFVMLVHEKRLRVEAYGGRPYLVVRHGWAQNADFDPIAVDVESFQVSYQMNRPPANSACCAGLPAPDGAVGSGMAWVLGDEDSVVLPKYDADVPPPTYSTPYDAPLRYNMNPANIRSVGVGLTVRSVRPLPSGKKNQGRKLFNADPVNPEDMFFRTTVETSLRIPNMTSRAFFIPELRSEGVAGDIKNVWGG
- a CDS encoding type IV pilus modification PilV family protein — its product is MRRLNPASRRAHMRGATLIEGMAAAAILAMGISGVFGGLIFASQQNAAANRLSQASAIASQVRSGLQLQGRSRLFAGAGPLSGARCAGAAETLELAGGLSTLPDACVVDLDAFETATGDPLLRVVPGYSPEESEHYRRVLVWTPAQAIDSVAVVVSFRSAGQRRYVKQFVALYNPAENGAGVEL
- a CDS encoding prepilin-type N-terminal cleavage/methylation domain-containing protein translates to MSRRDARGMTLLEVSIVLAIIAVLAALAYAGYAQLSARAGPQNAAADLSGALAEARARAVDRQADVWLIIYPDINPEGQASAGHGAWFLLEDRLRNFGDAAGAGGQLSFGTFSPPLDIQPSADQGRLMDAMYLDRYSQRTVRFGASGNLAWTGIFEGLAATDCSFCSGAPRRGAIVFRGDGSARFVDGAGQPVIPAGNGTVNRAASLALLSTDGQREYLFAVSAPVGFVDMRVNR
- a CDS encoding pilus assembly protein N-terminal domain-containing protein — encoded protein: MPLLTVFPTPSLKYRSRAPRWKLWAPLALTLAASAAWAQDAATDTPAAAPAPDYAVEAKNAQPSGLVVRVAPLHQTQFIVENAERVRVQASAVVEASLGEPNQIMVQGLSLGVSEVLVWRQGTRQPLSVRVEVAK
- a CDS encoding vWA domain-containing protein, encoding MDRKSLSRAALSAALVTALSAALSLAEESPIFKPVEKPAPAKTATPAAQAKPAPNQKPAQPAPSQQQVPAAARPEIEVVFVLDTTGSMSGLLEGAKRKIYSIASRIAQGRPTPHLKVGLVAYRDVGDDYVTKRFDLSDDLDTVFANLRKFEAGGGGDTPEHVGRGLGEAVSKLSWSKNREVMKAIFLVGDAPPAQRNDDWDFKHWAKKAREKHIVVNTVRCGGDAETEASWRFVAKLTDGTFDTIDQGGGMVAVATPYDAELAKVNAELATKTLYTGRREVQAENMARAASMGALAPEAAAERISYMKKTRGGGAAGAPASSAPKAVGGAVDLVEAPSALDGVKADELPSELKGLSKEAQAAKVKALSEEKKALEKKAETLAAEREAWLTKNAPEKEDAFDANVMKGVKAQAARYNIAY
- a CDS encoding histone deacetylase codes for the protein MRVFHSDSYEVPLPPGHRFPMEKYRLLREALLERGVLSPESLTESTPCPRQDLARVHTPRYLDALSQGTLTDAEQRRLGFPWSPELVRRFSAAVAGTVDAARAALQDGIGGNLSGGTHHGFPDHGEGFCVFNDIAVAIRVLQASRDIRRAVVVDLDVHQGNGTAAVFTGDDSVFTFSMHGENNFPFRKQPSHLDVGLPDGTGDAAYLDALALHLPEVLDSAGACILFFQAGVDPLAEDALGRLSLTHAGLRARDRLVLEAARQRGIPAVLTLGGGYAKPLSATIDAHVGTYEVARALFR